In a single window of the Zea mays cultivar B73 chromosome 5, Zm-B73-REFERENCE-NAM-5.0, whole genome shotgun sequence genome:
- the LOC118472044 gene encoding uncharacterized protein: protein MARIPRRLSRPCGASSLLLAELPAGVKIQAEVVTEEESTPVAADQVEEPSN from the exons ATGGCCAGGATTCCTCGGAGGTTGTCTCGGCCGTGTGGTGCCAGTTCCCTACTCCTCGCAG AACTCCCAGCAGGAGTGAAGATTCAAGCTGAAGTGGTGACTGAAGAGGAATCTACTCCAGTGGCTGCTGATCAAGTGGAGGAGCCATCTAACTAG